One window of Misgurnus anguillicaudatus chromosome 13, ASM2758022v2, whole genome shotgun sequence genomic DNA carries:
- the ctdsp2 gene encoding carboxy-terminal domain RNA polymerase II polypeptide A small phosphatase 2, giving the protein MESSIITQVQREDSRSPSKTDQVNKTSPKKPGSRNIFKKLICCLRAQDAQLPASPTHDALLAPEENGTNAKIPGECLLPAVTSQDQGKICVVIDLDETLVHSSFKPINNADFIVPVEIEGTTHQVYVLKRPYVDEFLQRMGELFECVLFTASLAKYADPVTDLLDQCGVFRTRLFRESCVFYQGCYVKDLSRLGRELQKTLILDNSPASYIFHPENAVPVLSWFDDAEDTELLHLIPVFEELSQADDVCSRLEQLRGP; this is encoded by the exons ATGGAAAGTTCTATTATCACTCAAGTGCAGAGAGAGGATTCTCGGTCGCCTTCGAAAACAG ATCAGGTGAATAAAACCTCACCCAAGAAACCTGGAAGTCGGAACATCTTCAAAAAGCTCATCTGTTGCCTTCGAGCACAAGATGCCCAACTGCCAGCTTCACCTACCCATGATGCCTTGCTAGCACCTGAGGAAAATGGGACCAATGCCAAAATA CCAGGAGAGTGTCTTCTACCAGCAGTGACCTCTCAGGACCAGGGGAAAATCTGTGTTGTTATAGATCTGGATGAAACACTCGTGCATAGCTCATTTAAG CCAATAAACAATGCAGATTTCATTGTGCCTGTGGAGATTGAGGGGACCACACACCAG GTGTATGTGTTGAAGCGGCCGTATGTGGATGAGTTTCTTCAGAGGATGGGAGAACTGTTTGAATGTGTTCTGTTCACTGCCAGCCTTGCTAAG TATGCAGACCCAGTGACTGACCTGCTGGATCAGTGTGGTGTATTTCGGACACGGCTGTTTCGAGAGTCTTGCGTGTTCTATCAAGGCTGCTATGTTAAAGACCTGAGTCGCCTCGGCCGTGAGCTCCAGAAAACCTTGATCCTGGACAACTCCCCTGCCTCTTACATCTTCCACCCTGAAAACGCT GTTCCTGTGTTGTCCTGGTTTGATGATGCAGAGGACACCGAGCTGCTTCACCTCATCCCAGTATTTGAAGAGTTAAGTCAAGCTGATGATGTCTGCAGCAGACTAGAACAACTCAGGGGTCCATAA